ACGCCACGCGACTGGGCCACCGTCTTCTCCGAGGTAGAGGGCGCGCTGCGCCAACGCGTGGCACGGCAAGACGCTCGCCCGTCGGGGCTCACCGTCCCCGCGAATCTCACCCGCAGCGACGACACGGTCGTCACGCTCCCCTCGACGACGAGACTCCCCGACGGCCGCCCGCGCTTCGACCTGTGGCTCCCGCTCGCGCTGCTCGCCGTCCCCGCACGTTTCGCCGAGTACGAGGCCGAGCTGCTCGGGCACGGGAGCGACATGCCGCTTCGGGCCTTCCTCGATGAGTTCCTTGCAGTCGAGGACGTCCTCCTCGATGTGCAGCCGGGGCTCGGACTGACCGCACTCTCCGCCGCGACGACCGCGACGCCGCCGGCTGCACTGGTGCTCGTCGACCAGGACACGCAGAACGTGGCACGCCTCACCCAGTTGCTCAACCGCCGCGCCCCGATCGTTCGAACCGGCGCGGCGGCCGACGTGTACGGCGCCTTCGCGCTCACGCGTCCCGCGGGTGAAGGGCGACTCGTGGTGCGCGTCGGTGATCGTTCGCTCGCCGAGGCGCTCGCCGACGCTATCGGGCGCGCCTCACCAGCGGAGCGGCCGCAGGTGCTGCTCTGGTCGACCGTCGTTCCGTCGGAGGAGGAGCGCACCCTCGCCTTCCTCGAATCGTTGGGCTACATCACCGTGGCCCTCTCGCTCATCGATGGCGAGCCCTCGATCGACGCGATCGAGGATGCCTCGCGGGCGCAGTCGCTCGTCACCTTCTCCCGTGACGCGCTCGACGCACTCGAGGCCCGGCACGCCGAGGCGCATCACGCACCGGCGGCGCCGCCCCCCGCGCCGTCGGCACCCCTGCAGGTCGCCATCACGCTCGGCGTCCCCACGAGTGGCCCGAGCGACGCGCCAGTCGTTGCATCTGCCGGACGGCCGTCGCCCGCGACCACTTCGGTCGTCTCGACGCGCCAGATCGGCATCGACTGGGAGTTGCGCGCCGATACCGGCTGGGGGGTGTACGGCACCAACCTCGCCCTCGAACTCGAGCGACTCGGCGCGCCGCGTCCCGCCATCTTCGCCGCCGACACGACCGGCCATGCGCCCGTCGTCCGATACCGCCTCGAGCGCGCCCTCCGCGAAGGAGCGGAGCGCGGGCGGACGCTGCAGCGCGATACCGCGCCGCTGGCTTTCGATGGGATGATGCTGCGCGCGATGGGCAACAACTTCGCGCACGGCGCGCTGTGGGAGCGCATCACCGCGTCGCGGAATGTCGGCGTCGTCTTCTTCGAGGACACGGCCTTCGACGCCGAGGCGCTCGCGCGTGCGCGCGCCCTCGACCTCGTCGTGTGCGGCTCGCACTGGAACGAAGCGGTCCTGCGCGAGCGCGGCCTGGCCAACGTCACGACCGTACTGCAGGGAATCGACCCCACGATCTTCCATCCGGCGCCGAAGAGCGGGCATCTCGCGGGGCGCTTTGTGGTCTTCTCCGGGGGGAAGCTCGAGTACCGCAAGGGACAGGATCTCGTGGCGGCCGCCTTTCGTGCCTTCCAGCAGCGACACCCCGAGGCATTGCTCCTGACGGCGTGGCACAACAACTGGCCGCAGCTCATCGCCGACCTCGATCTCGCGGGACACGTCCGCGGGGCGCCACGCGTGGAGGACGGCCGGCTCGCCGTCGGCGAGTGGCTCGCACAAAACGGCATTCCCGCTGATGCCGTGCTCGACGTCGGGCAGACGCCCAACGCCCTCATGGGGCAGGTGGTCCGCGAGGCCGACGTCGCGCTCTTCGCCAATCGCGGGGAAGGGGGGACCAACCTCGTCGCCATGGAGTGCATGGCGGCGGGTGTCCCGACCATCGTCTCCGACAACACCGGACACCGCGACCTCGTCGCTACACAGGGCTGCATCCCCCTCACGCGGCAGCGCGCCGTGCGCCCCCCCACGCGTTTCTATCGCGCCGTCGACGGGTGGGGCGAGAGCGACATCGAGGAGATGGTGGCCGCCCTCGAAGCTGTCTACACCGACCGCACTGCCGCCCTACGCATCGCGCAGCGCGGCGCCGACGCCCTCGCGCAGTTGAGCTGGGCGCACCAGGTGGAATCGCTCGTGCGCACACTCACCCCGCTCCTGTAGTCACACGCCGTCTCGTCTGCTCGCCCTCCACGTCATCCCGTCTTCCGAGAATCACATGCGCCAGGAACTGAGCATCTCCCTCAATACCGGCAACGGCCCCCGCCAGCTGCGCCTCCTGCTCGACGCCACGCACATGAGCCAGCGTTTCATGCTCAACGACCTCTCCGCGGGCCGCCTGTACGAGTCGGAGACGTCCAACTTCATCGGCTCCATCCTGCAGCCTGGCGATGCCTTCATCGACATCGGGGCGCATGTCGGGTACTTCTCGATGCTCGCCTCGCAGTTGGTGGGGCCCACCGGTGCTGTCTTCTCCTTCGAACCGGATCCCAGCAACTACGCCCACCTGCTCGAGCACATCGAGCTGAATGGCGCCGCCAACGTGCGCCCCCTGCACATGGCGGTTGGTGCATCGCCGTCGGTGGCCGACTTCTTCTTCAACGCCGACAACGATGGCGGCCACGCCCTCTGGGAAGTGGGGCGTCACCCGTTCAACGAACGCACGCGCAAGGCGCCGCAGAGCCGCAAGGTCTTCGTCACCTCGCTCGACCACATCCTCGACGGGCGCGACATGCGCTCGCTCAAGGCCATCAAGATGGACGCCGAGGGGGCGGAGTTCGCGATCCTGGTCGGCGCACGCGAGCTGCTCAAGCGTGCGCGCGTCCCCTTCATCGTCGCCGAGATCAACCGCTTCGCCCTCGAGTCGATGGGGGCGAGCGAGCGGCACGTGCGCAGCCTGATGAACGACCTGGGCTACGAGACCTACCTCTTCCAGCCCGGGCAGTCGTTCATCCAGCGCCTGCAGGGCGACGAGACGCCGGAGACGAACTACGTCTTCAACGTGCTCTTCCGCCACCCGGAAGCGCCGGCGCTGGCCGCGGCGTGAGCGCGGCCTTTCGCCCCACTTTCAAAGATTCTTCGCCGAAAACTAAAGTCCCGGACCCAAGGCTCCGATACACGCTCTTGGAGGGACGGCACACCGCCGGAACCCCAGAGGGGAACGGATTCCCCTACTTCAAGACCAAGGAGCTGGACAGATGCGTATCAACACGAACGTCAGCGCGCTGCGCGCCCAGGGCAACCTTACCCGCGTCAACGAGCAGGTCTCTGCCTCGATGGCCAAGTTGTCCAGCGGCTTCCGCATCACCCGCGCGGCTGACGACGCGGCCGGTCTCGGCATCGCGAACGTCCTGCGTGCGGACATTCGCTCGCTCGGCCAGGCGGCTCGTAACTCGGAGCAGGCCAACTCGGTGCTGAACATCGCCGAAGGCGCGGCCGGCACGGTGCAGAAGATGCTCGAGCGCATGAAGGAGCTCGCGTCGCAGGCGGCGTCGGACAACGTTGACTCGTCCGGTCGTTCGCGTATCACGACGGAGTACCAGGCGCTGCGCGCGGAAATCGATCGTACCGTCGCCACGGTCAAGTTCCAGGGCAACACGCTCCTCAACGGCGCGTTCGGTGCCACGATCAACTCGTCCTCGACGGCGCTCGGCGCCGGCACGGGCGCGTACGCCATCCGCCTCACGGGCGCTGGGACGGGCGCACTCACGCTGTCCTCGGGCTCCAACATCGTCACCCTGACCAACGGTTCGACCTCGCAGACGCTGGGTGTGACGTCGGCGACCAAGCAGACCCTGAACTTCACCGCCCTCGGCGTGTCGATCGACACCAACCAGGCGGTCGGCGCTGCCACGCTCGCGGGCAACATCACCGTCGGCGCCAGCACCGGTACCTTCCTCGTGTCGTCGTCGGGTCAGTACAGCACGAACGACCAGATCACGGTCTCCGGCAGCACGCTCGACCTGCGCGCCTCGGCGCTCACCGTCAGCACCGACCCGGACACGCTGGCCAACGCGCAGACGGCCATGGCGCAGATCGACGTCGCGATCGGCAACGTCAACTCCGCGCTCGGTGTCATCGGTTCGCTGCAGAGCCGTATCGAAGTCGCGACCGAGAACGTCCGCACCACGATCCAGAACTTCAGTGCGGCCGAGTCCACCATCCGTGACGTCGACATGGCGTCGGAGATGACGACCTTCACGAAGAACCAGGTGCTCTCGCAGGCTGGTACCGCGATGCTCGCCCAGGCGAATTCGGCGGGTCAGAACATCCTCACCCTGCTCCGCGGGTAATCACGGTAGCCAGGCAGCGGAGGATCCCGGGATCGGCGCCCATGCCGATCCCGGGACTTCGCACAAGAAGGCAGGGACCCCATGGCCGACCCCATCAGCAGCTTCAGCGGTCTCGCGAGTGGCGTGCAATGGCGCGACCTCGTCGACCAGCTCATCACAATCGACACGCAGCGCCGCCTCGACCCGATCACCACGAAGAAGACGGCGGCGCAGAGCCGCGTCGACGCGTGGTCCAAGTACCAGGTCCTGTCGGTCGCGTTCCGCGACGCGGCCAAGGGGCTGCGCGACAGCACGGCGTTCGGCGCCTTCCAGGTCACCGGCGGCACCAGCGTCTCCAGCGGTCGGACGCTCCTCACCGCGACGGCCTCGGCAGGTGCAACGCCGGGCAACTATGCGGTCGAGGTGCTCGACCTGGCGCGCGCCAACAAGCTGAGCGGCAACGTCGTCACCAGCGCCACCAGCGCGCTGGGGTTGAGCGGGGAGTTCGGGGTCAATGGCCAGAAGGTCACCATCGTCGCGACCGACACCCTCAGCAACGTCCGCGACAAGATCAACGCCCTCAACACCGGCGCCTCGGCCTCCGGTGTCACCGCCTCCGTGCTCAGCACGGGGTCGACGCAGCATCGCCTCGTCCTCTCGGCCGACCAGACCGGCGCCGCGGGGATCGAGCTCATCGACGACGCCACCGGCGTCCTCAGCTCGCTGGGCATCGTGGACGGGACCAAGACGCTGAACGTCGCCTCCGACGGCGGCGTGCAGTCGCAGAAGGTGTCGTCCGCGACCGCCGCCATCGCCACCATGCTCGGGGTGAGCATGCCTCCCCCGAGCACCATCGAGGTCGGCGGGCGCACCATCGCGGTCGACCTCTCGGTCGATTCGCTCGCCTCCATCGCCGCACGCATCATGGCGGCCGGCGGCAACGCCTCGGTCGTCTCCGAAACCGCCGGCGGCAAGACCGGCTATCGCCTCGTCACCAGCGACACGCTCTCCGCCACCACGGTCGACGGGCAGCGCGCCCTCGAGGTGCTCGGCTTCGTGAAGAACGGTCGCAGCGGCGTCACGCAGGCGGTGTCGAGCGAGAATGCCTTCACCGACGCGTTAGGCGCGGCGGCAGGGGCGGCCACGCTCCTCTCCGACCTCCGCGTCAACGGCAACGCCCTCGCGCTCGCGGCCGG
The window above is part of the Gemmatimonadota bacterium genome. Proteins encoded here:
- a CDS encoding flagellin, with the protein product MRINTNVSALRAQGNLTRVNEQVSASMAKLSSGFRITRAADDAAGLGIANVLRADIRSLGQAARNSEQANSVLNIAEGAAGTVQKMLERMKELASQAASDNVDSSGRSRITTEYQALRAEIDRTVATVKFQGNTLLNGAFGATINSSSTALGAGTGAYAIRLTGAGTGALTLSSGSNIVTLTNGSTSQTLGVTSATKQTLNFTALGVSIDTNQAVGAATLAGNITVGASTGTFLVSSSGQYSTNDQITVSGSTLDLRASALTVSTDPDTLANAQTAMAQIDVAIGNVNSALGVIGSLQSRIEVATENVRTTIQNFSAAESTIRDVDMASEMTTFTKNQVLSQAGTAMLAQANSAGQNILTLLRG
- a CDS encoding tetratricopeptide repeat protein produces the protein MAATSVAPDRAAPAIFADAVARHIAGDARDAIALYHKALAADPTLAEAHNNLATLLAARGQEPEAERHLERAVALQPDYGEAHNNLGILWSSRGEHARALPAFERAVALEGGKAAWLNNLGNSYVECFRFEEALRTYDRAIAINPLDAECWSNRGLALRGLRRPDEAMDSFRRAIDIVPAHVSALSNLAIVLKEQKQLDEAVRTMTRATELDPANATLWANFAAIHEARGEYDRMRDLAAHARDLDPTSAEPLNLLANYAMEGGRYDEALALYDQALALDPANCNANWNLALIWLLHGDFERGWKQFEWRKRLQSVVFDHGSYAGAEWKGESLEGRDILLHSEQGIGDAIQFIRYAPLLKARGARRVYLECPYPIAPLLGGVPALDGVIARGVALPAYDVHANLMSLPGLLATTVETIPATVPYIPVEPRPARSAVQVAPDELSVGFVWTGNPGHARDFLRSAPLDAFRPLAAIPGVRLFSLQKGAAAEQQLESHPIAGVVNLAPVLDDFRDTAAVLDALDLVITVDTSVAHLAGALGKETWLLLPHVPDFRWMLERTDSPWYPTMRLFRQPTPRDWATVFSEVEGALRQRVARQDARPSGLTVPANLTRSDDTVVTLPSTTRLPDGRPRFDLWLPLALLAVPARFAEYEAELLGHGSDMPLRAFLDEFLAVEDVLLDVQPGLGLTALSAATTATPPAALVLVDQDTQNVARLTQLLNRRAPIVRTGAAADVYGAFALTRPAGEGRLVVRVGDRSLAEALADAIGRASPAERPQVLLWSTVVPSEEERTLAFLESLGYITVALSLIDGEPSIDAIEDASRAQSLVTFSRDALDALEARHAEAHHAPAAPPPAPSAPLQVAITLGVPTSGPSDAPVVASAGRPSPATTSVVSTRQIGIDWELRADTGWGVYGTNLALELERLGAPRPAIFAADTTGHAPVVRYRLERALREGAERGRTLQRDTAPLAFDGMMLRAMGNNFAHGALWERITASRNVGVVFFEDTAFDAEALARARALDLVVCGSHWNEAVLRERGLANVTTVLQGIDPTIFHPAPKSGHLAGRFVVFSGGKLEYRKGQDLVAAAFRAFQQRHPEALLLTAWHNNWPQLIADLDLAGHVRGAPRVEDGRLAVGEWLAQNGIPADAVLDVGQTPNALMGQVVREADVALFANRGEGGTNLVAMECMAAGVPTIVSDNTGHRDLVATQGCIPLTRQRAVRPPTRFYRAVDGWGESDIEEMVAALEAVYTDRTAALRIAQRGADALAQLSWAHQVESLVRTLTPLL
- a CDS encoding FkbM family methyltransferase, with protein sequence MRQELSISLNTGNGPRQLRLLLDATHMSQRFMLNDLSAGRLYESETSNFIGSILQPGDAFIDIGAHVGYFSMLASQLVGPTGAVFSFEPDPSNYAHLLEHIELNGAANVRPLHMAVGASPSVADFFFNADNDGGHALWEVGRHPFNERTRKAPQSRKVFVTSLDHILDGRDMRSLKAIKMDAEGAEFAILVGARELLKRARVPFIVAEINRFALESMGASERHVRSLMNDLGYETYLFQPGQSFIQRLQGDETPETNYVFNVLFRHPEAPALAAA